The following are encoded together in the Pygocentrus nattereri isolate fPygNat1 chromosome 3, fPygNat1.pri, whole genome shotgun sequence genome:
- the aldh5a1 gene encoding succinate-semialdehyde dehydrogenase, mitochondrial, translating into MVSFCVAGRRAFLGQIRILPGLPSMLRRPYSLDISAELLRTQGFINGRWVSAPDTFPVLDPATGEELAQVSDCGPQQARDAVSSAYKAFLSWKCQTAKERSALLRKWFDLVNQHNEDLAKLITAECGKPLKESLGEITYSASFLEWFSEEARRVYGDIVPPAAKDRKMLLMKQPVGVASIITPWNFPSAMITRKVAAALAVGCTVVVKPAEDTPLSALALAELAVQAGIPPGVFNVVPCSREKAPAVGEILCTDPLVSKISFTGSTATGKVLLKHAAGTVKRVSMELGGHAPFIVFDSADVDKAVAGALASKFRNSGQTCVCSNRFLVQSGIHDAFLEKLGKAMDAELRTGHGFEPTTTQGPLINVSAAEKVEHHIEDAVSRGAVVLKGGKRLEGSFMQPTLLSNVSTDMLCMREETFGPLVPVVKFNTEEEALAIANASEVGLAGYLYSQNLSQIWRVAEQLEVGMVGVNEAVISAAEGAFGGVKQSGLGREGSKYGIDEYLEVKYVCIGGLTL; encoded by the exons atggtcagtttctgtgtGGCAGGTCGGCGTGCTTTTCTTGGCCAGATCCGGATCCTGCCGGGCCTGCCCAGCATGCTGCGCCGCCCCTACAGCCTCGATATCTCCGCAGAGCTGCTCCGCACTCAGGGCTTCATCAACGGCCGCTGGGTGTCGGCGCCTGACACTTTCCCAGTGCTGGATCCAGCCACAGGGGAAGAGCTGGCCCAGGTCTCTGACTGCGGACCACAGCAAGCCCGGGACGCCGTCAGCTCCGCCTACAAAGCCTTTCTGTCGTGGAAGTGCCAGACTGCAAAG GAAAGGAGCGCTCTACTCCGGAAATGGTTTGATCTGGTCAATCAGCACAATGAGGATCTAGCCAAACTCATTACAGCAGAGTGT GGGAAGCCGTTAAAGGAGTCTCTGGGTGAGATTACGTACTCTGCGTCCTTTCTGGAGTGGTTTTCTGAGGAGGCCCGACGTGTCTATGGGGACATTGTTCCTCCGGCAGCCAAGGACCGCAAGATGCTACTGATGAAACAGCCAGTGGGCGTGGCCTCTATTATCACTCCA TGGAACTTTCCCAGTGCCATGATAACCAGGAAGGTGGCTGCAGCTCTGGCAGTAGGCTGCACTGTGGTGGTGAAGCCAGCTGAGGACACGCCTCTCTCTGCTCTAGCGCTTGCTGAg ctggcagtgCAGGCAGGAATTcctcctggagtttttaacgTGGTGCCCTGCTCCAGGGAGAAGGCTCCTGCTGTGGGTGAGATCCTCTGCACTGACCCTCTAGTGTCCAAAATCTCATTCACCGGCTCTACTGCCACCGGAAAG GTACTGCTGAAACATGCTGCAGGAACAGTCAAGAGGGTCTCGATGGAGCTGGGGGGACATGCCCCCTTCATCGTCTTTGACAGCGCAGACGTGGACAAGGCCGTAGCTGGAGCGCTGGCCTCCAAATTCAGAAACTCAGGCCAA ACCTGTGTGTGTTCCAACCGCTTCCTGGTGCAGAGTGGGATCCATGATGCATTTCTAGAGAAGCTGGGGAAAGCAATGGACGCTGAGCTGCGAACTGGGCACGGGTTTGAGCCCACCACCACGCAGGGGCCCCTCATCAACGTCAGCGCTGCTGAAAAG GTGGAGCATCATATTGAGGATGCTGTGTCTCGGGGAGCTGTAGTGCTGAAGGGTGGGAAGAGACTGGAGGGATCTTTCATGCAGCCCACACTGCTTTCTAACGTCAGCACGGACATGCTGTGTATGCGGGAGGAGACTTTTGGACCCCTGGTACCAGTAGTCAA GTTCAATACAGAGGAGGAGGCACTTGCCATCGCTAATGCCTCAGAGGTTGGATTAGCAG GTTACTTATACTCTCAAAACCTTAGCCAGATCTGGCGTGTGGCGGAGCAGTTGGAGGTGGGGATGGTGGGGGTGAATGAGGCTGTCATCTCTGCTGCAGAGGGAGCGTTTGGTGGTGTGAAGCAGTCAGGGCTGGGCAGAGAAGGATCCAAATATGGCATTGATGAGTATCTGGAAGTGAAGTATGTGTGTATTGGTGGGCTAACTCTCTAA